The proteins below come from a single Prochlorococcus marinus CUG1415 genomic window:
- a CDS encoding phytoene desaturase family protein: MQKYDVVIVGSGIGGLCCGSILALSGKKVLICEAHSQPGGVAHSFKRNGYTFESGPSLWSGIGKWPTTNPLGQILKLLDEEVELFQYKGWQVIVPEGNFNLDVGEEPFKQTIKTLRGDKSVKEWESFISVIKPLSQIINEIPLLSFSPESINFLDLINLTSKFLPYIKQIPKINKGFGNLVNNHLEDPFLRNWVDLLSFLISGMSMDDTNTAAMATLFNEWFEPNSYLEYPKGGSESIVKALINGLIKNGGELILSSKVKAINFNKNLATGITLENGSTYSCESVVMNTDIWNLKKLIPNEISKKWKTKALDPNKCDSFLHIHLGFEADGLENVPVHAIHVDKWEKDITAERNIAVFSIPSVLDKNMAPKGKHVLHGYTPANEPWEIWENLNPKKLAYRNLKEERCSIFLNAVRKFIPDIDERIDLKMLGTPITHKKFTNTHCGSYGPALSAAKGLFPGCKTPVKNLFTCGASTFPGIGIPAVSASGAYAAEKIIGKTEFKTLLKRINL, from the coding sequence ATGCAAAAATATGATGTCGTAATAGTCGGTAGTGGCATTGGGGGTTTATGTTGTGGTTCAATACTAGCTTTATCAGGTAAAAAAGTTCTCATCTGTGAAGCACATTCCCAACCTGGAGGTGTTGCTCACAGTTTCAAAAGAAATGGTTACACCTTCGAGTCTGGGCCTTCACTATGGAGTGGGATAGGTAAATGGCCAACAACTAATCCCTTAGGGCAAATTCTTAAACTACTTGATGAAGAAGTTGAACTATTTCAATACAAAGGTTGGCAAGTTATAGTCCCAGAAGGTAATTTTAATCTTGATGTAGGGGAAGAACCCTTTAAACAAACAATAAAAACTTTAAGAGGTGACAAATCTGTCAAAGAATGGGAATCATTTATTTCTGTAATAAAACCTCTTAGCCAAATAATAAATGAGATCCCTTTACTCTCGTTTTCTCCTGAATCAATAAATTTCTTAGATCTAATAAATTTAACCTCAAAATTCTTACCTTATATCAAGCAAATACCAAAAATTAATAAGGGTTTTGGGAATTTAGTAAATAATCACTTAGAAGATCCTTTTCTCAGAAATTGGGTTGATTTATTGAGCTTTTTGATAAGTGGAATGTCAATGGATGATACAAATACAGCTGCTATGGCTACTTTATTTAACGAATGGTTTGAACCAAATTCCTACCTTGAATACCCCAAAGGAGGCAGTGAATCTATTGTAAAAGCCTTAATTAATGGATTAATAAAAAATGGGGGAGAATTAATACTCTCATCAAAAGTTAAAGCAATAAACTTCAATAAAAATTTAGCGACGGGTATAACTCTTGAGAATGGTTCCACTTATAGTTGTGAATCTGTTGTAATGAATACTGACATTTGGAATTTAAAAAAGTTAATCCCAAATGAAATCTCAAAAAAATGGAAGACAAAGGCCTTAGATCCTAATAAATGTGATTCTTTCCTTCATATACATTTAGGTTTTGAGGCTGATGGTCTTGAAAATGTGCCCGTACATGCGATACATGTTGATAAGTGGGAGAAGGATATAACCGCAGAAAGAAATATAGCTGTATTTTCAATCCCATCTGTTTTAGATAAAAATATGGCCCCTAAAGGGAAACATGTTCTTCATGGATATACTCCAGCAAATGAACCATGGGAAATTTGGGAAAACCTAAATCCAAAAAAACTAGCATATAGAAATTTGAAAGAAGAAAGATGTTCAATATTCCTTAATGCCGTGCGAAAATTCATCCCTGACATAGATGAAAGGATAGATTTAAAGATGTTAGGGACCCCAATTACTCATAAAAAATTCACTAATACGCATTGCGGCAGTTACGGTCCAGCATTATCTGCCGCAAAAGGTCTTTTCCCAGGATGCAAAACTCCAGTGAAAAATTTATTTACCTGCGGTGCGAGTACATTTCCAGGTATTGGAATTCCCGCTGTTTCAGCAAGCGGTG
- a CDS encoding Nif11-like leader peptide family natural product precursor → MSFSEIRKFLIKMQSDEDLKQLVTSSSTADDVALIGQRLGYDFSGDDLLRFNGQKVDKVTVRKVDHPGEYH, encoded by the coding sequence ATGAGTTTTTCTGAAATAAGAAAATTTTTAATTAAGATGCAATCTGATGAAGACTTAAAGCAGCTTGTTACATCATCCTCTACAGCTGATGATGTAGCACTAATAGGCCAACGCTTAGGGTATGATTTTTCAGGAGATGATCTCTTAAGATTTAATGGACAGAAAGTTGATAAAGTAACCGTCAGAAAAGTAGATCATCCAGGGGAATACCACTAA
- a CDS encoding CPBP family intramembrane glutamic endopeptidase, with protein sequence MKKLIIFTKSFFLLRPRCISTIFFIPILYGIGWALSQPLLLLNFEKENLSLIGTILTFLLFIFLLPYWFYIKRKISNTWVLLGITKHKFLKNFVNFSQGILFALVLIILILVPLLQKNYISWIGEFSPSILLNSIVLGLGVGFAEEIIFRGWLLEELKFDYGIKISIALQAIAFSYVHNLSNEIFWNIIGLRLGFILLGIFLSLIRIRDKGSLWNCIGIHGGLVGIWFFINNGLIEFKENTPSFLAGPFTQNIPNPIGSFSAILILLLLCIFYAIKSKKIFSRPFN encoded by the coding sequence ATGAAAAAATTAATAATATTCACTAAAAGTTTTTTTCTTTTAAGACCAAGATGCATATCCACTATATTTTTTATTCCAATTCTTTATGGCATTGGATGGGCTTTATCTCAGCCATTATTATTGTTGAATTTCGAAAAAGAAAATTTATCCTTAATTGGAACTATTTTGACATTCTTACTTTTTATCTTTTTACTTCCATATTGGTTTTATATAAAACGGAAAATATCAAATACATGGGTCCTTCTTGGGATTACTAAACACAAATTCTTAAAAAACTTTGTAAATTTTTCTCAAGGTATTTTATTTGCTTTAGTTTTAATTATTCTAATTCTTGTACCATTATTGCAAAAAAATTATATTTCTTGGATAGGTGAATTTTCGCCAAGCATATTATTAAATTCTATTGTACTTGGATTAGGAGTTGGATTCGCAGAGGAAATAATTTTTAGAGGCTGGTTACTAGAGGAATTAAAATTTGACTATGGTATAAAAATATCAATAGCTTTACAAGCTATAGCTTTTAGCTACGTTCATAATTTATCAAATGAGATCTTTTGGAACATAATTGGATTACGTTTAGGATTTATTTTACTTGGAATATTTCTATCATTAATAAGAATTAGAGATAAAGGTTCTTTATGGAATTGCATAGGAATTCATGGAGGACTTGTTGGTATTTGGTTTTTTATAAATAACGGATTAATAGAATTTAAAGAAAATACACCTTCTTTTTTAGCAGGTCCTTTTACACAAAATATTCCAAACCCAATAGGCAGCTTTAGTGCAATTTTAATATTACTTTTGTTATGTATTTTTTATGCAATAAAATCAAAAAAGATTTTTTCTAGACCTTTTAATTAG
- a CDS encoding TenA family protein produces MTITKILWEDNYELALLSLNTKFVQGLRTGSLPENIFQEYLAQDYFFLETFAKAYGLAVSKSKDKYSIRKLSELLMGVSEELILHETYAKEWDIDLSNNYIKKTTKNYTDFLDDTAKRLSSVEIMFAMTPCMRLYSWIGKSLYEEHFDDKYKEWIITYSDECFENLANSLENLIETNQDSYDINQAKYLYKRAMELELDFFNAYSDF; encoded by the coding sequence ATGACAATAACAAAAATACTATGGGAGGATAATTATGAACTCGCTTTACTAAGTTTAAATACAAAATTTGTTCAAGGTTTAAGAACTGGAAGTCTTCCTGAAAATATATTTCAAGAATATTTAGCTCAAGATTATTTCTTTTTAGAGACTTTTGCTAAGGCATATGGTCTTGCCGTTTCTAAATCAAAAGATAAGTATTCAATAAGGAAGTTAAGTGAACTTCTAATGGGTGTTTCAGAAGAGTTGATTCTTCATGAAACTTATGCAAAAGAATGGGATATTGATTTGTCTAATAACTATATAAAAAAAACTACTAAAAATTATACAGATTTTCTTGATGATACTGCTAAGAGACTTAGCTCCGTTGAGATAATGTTTGCAATGACTCCATGTATGAGACTCTATTCTTGGATAGGAAAAAGTTTATATGAAGAGCATTTTGATGATAAATATAAAGAATGGATAATAACTTACTCTGATGAGTGCTTTGAAAATTTAGCAAATTCACTAGAAAATCTTATTGAGACCAATCAAGATTCATATGATATTAATCAGGCAAAATATTTATATAAAAGAGCTATGGAATTGGAGTTGGATTTTTTTAATGCGTATTCAGATTTCTAA
- a CDS encoding DUF1651 domain-containing protein produces the protein MNSNNDFWLIDSNFVGVMRFYKEKEPSDKSIAYMFIEEGIIMGIHGENPPLMKTRKKIVIEEARLLWQKLLKEGWQKTNKKW, from the coding sequence GTGAATTCAAATAATGATTTTTGGTTAATTGACTCCAATTTTGTAGGGGTGATGCGTTTCTATAAAGAGAAAGAGCCTTCTGACAAATCTATTGCTTATATGTTTATTGAAGAAGGGATCATTATGGGAATTCATGGGGAAAATCCTCCATTAATGAAAACTAGAAAAAAAATTGTTATTGAAGAAGCAAGATTATTATGGCAAAAATTGTTAAAAGAAGGTTGGCAAAAAACTAATAAAAAATGGTGA
- a CDS encoding TatA/E family twin arginine-targeting protein translocase, translated as MNIFGVGLPEVTVILILALLIFGPKKLPELGKQLGKTLKSLKKASNEFQNEIDQVMNEEDKDVSPKSTESNQTNEINQEKKDLANKNFSNKENSNN; from the coding sequence ATGAATATTTTTGGTGTAGGTTTGCCTGAAGTTACTGTAATACTTATCTTAGCTCTTTTAATTTTTGGTCCCAAAAAGCTTCCAGAATTAGGAAAACAGCTTGGCAAAACTTTGAAGAGTCTTAAAAAAGCATCGAATGAATTTCAAAATGAAATCGATCAAGTTATGAACGAAGAAGATAAAGACGTATCGCCAAAGTCTACAGAAAGCAATCAAACAAATGAAATTAATCAAGAAAAAAAAGATTTGGCAAACAAGAATTTTTCAAATAAAGAAAATAGCAACAACTAA
- a CDS encoding peroxiredoxin has protein sequence MQIGDKIPEFSLLDQNGIERSNKGLKNPLVLFFYPKDDTPGCTIEVCGFRDKYDLFKVLGAQVWGVSNGSTSSHLAFANKNKLQYPLLCDTNDSLRKTFKVPKVLGFMDGRVTYVIDRKGIVRHVFRDLLNGPEHIKEAIRVLKEIQNK, from the coding sequence GTGCAGATCGGAGATAAAATTCCAGAATTTTCTTTACTGGATCAAAATGGAATTGAAAGATCAAATAAGGGATTAAAAAATCCTCTTGTTTTGTTCTTTTATCCAAAAGATGATACGCCAGGTTGCACCATAGAAGTTTGCGGATTTAGAGATAAATATGACTTATTTAAAGTATTAGGTGCGCAAGTTTGGGGAGTCAGTAATGGAAGTACATCAAGTCATTTGGCATTTGCCAATAAAAATAAATTACAATATCCACTACTTTGCGATACCAATGATTCTCTCAGGAAAACTTTTAAAGTTCCTAAAGTATTAGGCTTTATGGATGGTAGAGTAACGTATGTTATCGATCGTAAAGGTATAGTTAGACATGTTTTTAGAGATTTATTGAATGGTCCTGAACACATCAAAGAGGCTATTAGAGTACTTAAGGAAATTCAAAATAAATAA
- a CDS encoding small RNA NsiR4-regulated ssr1528 family protein has protein sequence MKKMGMQAVDLAIQNGVDLDGTPIPPKMLDLYNRIMDEENKRQRSGVKKSMRNRCVKTGSKHFDKETLNQLLIDSGWEGLKEKEILFFYN, from the coding sequence ATGAAGAAAATGGGAATGCAAGCTGTTGATCTTGCGATTCAAAATGGAGTTGATCTTGACGGTACACCAATCCCTCCAAAAATGTTAGATCTATATAACAGAATTATGGATGAAGAGAATAAAAGACAAAGGAGTGGCGTTAAAAAATCAATGAGAAATAGATGCGTCAAAACTGGTTCTAAGCATTTTGATAAAGAAACTTTGAATCAATTATTAATTGACTCAGGATGGGAAGGCCTCAAAGAAAAGGAAATTTTATTTTTTTATAATTAG
- the pip gene encoding prolyl aminopeptidase produces MKDQILFPQIDVREKGFLKVSDIHTIYWERSGNPNGKKILVIHGGPGGGSQPRYRRYFDPEKFDIIQFDQRGCGESTPFSELKENTTNHLVDDIEKLRILLKIDSWHLFGGSWGSTLSLVYAINNPSRVISLTLRGIFLCRKFELLWFYQYGASEIFPDQFEEYISVIPKEERNHLISSFYKYLTSSDVKLRSRAAAAWTKWELSTSHLINKKFDFDKSQVNSFSDAFARIECHYFINNIFLEDDFILKNIKIIESIPTKIIQGRYDVVCPVRSAWDLNKKLKNSELIIVNDAGHSMSEKGITIELIKAVKGIENF; encoded by the coding sequence ATGAAAGATCAAATCTTGTTTCCACAAATTGATGTAAGAGAAAAGGGGTTTTTAAAAGTTAGTGATATTCATACTATTTATTGGGAAAGATCTGGTAATCCAAATGGCAAAAAAATACTTGTTATTCATGGAGGTCCGGGAGGCGGGAGTCAACCAAGATATAGAAGATACTTTGATCCAGAAAAATTCGATATTATTCAATTTGACCAAAGAGGTTGTGGTGAATCAACTCCTTTCTCTGAATTAAAAGAAAATACGACTAATCATTTAGTTGATGATATTGAGAAATTAAGGATTCTATTAAAAATTGATAGTTGGCATTTGTTTGGAGGATCTTGGGGTTCAACACTTTCACTTGTATATGCAATAAATAATCCCTCAAGAGTTATTAGCTTGACTTTGCGAGGAATATTTTTATGTAGAAAGTTTGAGTTGTTATGGTTCTACCAATATGGTGCAAGTGAGATATTCCCCGATCAATTTGAAGAATATATTTCTGTAATACCAAAAGAAGAAAGAAATCATTTAATAAGTTCTTTTTATAAATATTTAACATCTTCAGATGTGAAGCTTAGATCAAGAGCAGCAGCAGCTTGGACAAAATGGGAACTCTCAACTAGTCATTTAATAAATAAAAAATTCGATTTTGATAAGTCCCAAGTTAATTCTTTTTCAGACGCATTCGCAAGGATCGAATGTCATTATTTTATTAATAATATTTTCTTAGAAGATGATTTTATTTTGAAAAATATAAAAATTATAGAATCGATACCAACAAAAATAATTCAAGGGAGATATGACGTGGTATGTCCTGTTAGGAGTGCCTGGGATTTAAATAAGAAATTAAAGAATTCCGAATTGATTATTGTTAATGATGCTGGTCATTCAATGAGTGAAAAAGGTATTACTATCGAATTAATAAAAGCTGTAAAAGGAATTGAAAATTTCTAA
- the arfB gene encoding alternative ribosome rescue aminoacyl-tRNA hydrolase ArfB — translation MDLKITKTLVIPFNEIKWRFSRSSGPGLQNVNKIESRVEIIFNLEDSKVLNDYQKAILKINLKNKLVKNSLSLAVQEHRNQLLNRQLALIRFSSIIKNGLNKPCKLRKSTKPTQASQKK, via the coding sequence ATGGATTTAAAAATTACTAAAACATTAGTAATCCCATTCAACGAAATTAAGTGGCGATTTTCCAGATCCTCTGGTCCTGGATTGCAGAATGTAAATAAAATTGAAAGCAGAGTAGAGATTATTTTTAATTTAGAAGATTCAAAAGTCCTTAATGATTATCAGAAAGCAATTCTTAAGATTAATTTGAAAAACAAATTAGTCAAAAATAGTTTAAGTTTGGCGGTTCAAGAACATAGAAATCAATTACTAAATAGGCAGCTAGCATTAATAAGATTTAGCTCAATCATAAAAAATGGCTTAAATAAACCATGTAAATTAAGAAAATCTACAAAACCTACTCAAGCATCGCAAAAGAAATAG